The Candidatus Lernaella stagnicola DNA window CTTTTCCGGCGACGCGATTCTGACCGGCACCACACCGTTTAGGCTGGGGGAAATCGTCGGCCTCGCCGTGCCGGAATTCAGCCCGCACTTGGACGAATGTCATGCCGCCACGCGCCAATATGTGAAAATAGCTCCGGAAATCAAGCGCTTGTGCGCCGGGCACGGACCCCTCGTCGAGGGCGACATCAACGCCAAGCTGCGCGCGCTCATCAACGGGGAACGGCAAGCGGCGCCCCTTTTGGGCATCGTGCGTAATCTGGTGGCCATGCCCCAACTCGCCAAGCAGTTGCTGCCCCGGCACGTATAGCGCGGGCCGAGGCGAGGGCGAAAAAGCCGGTTTTCGTGTGGTTTTCTAATCTTCGAGATCGGGATCCGGCTCTTCGCCGAACCAGACCACCGCGTATTCATCCTTGATGGCCGCGCCGATGGCCTGCCAATCGTTGTCGGCCCACGTGTCCTTGTTACGAATGACGGCGTCGTGGCCGGAACTGCCCTTCCATTGGTCCAACGCCCCCTCGGCGTCGATACCGGCGCTCGACGACGCGGCGATTTCGTACCCTTCGCCCGGATATCCTGCGATTTCAGCCGGTTTGCTATGCATGCACGCGGCGTTGGCGTGATCGTCGGTGTAGCAGCATTTCGTCCAATCGCCCTTTTCGGACCAGGAA harbors:
- a CDS encoding CAP domain-containing protein; amino-acid sequence: MKRVFVFVAILGCAAFFLILVGCEELFEEEGETSGAALVDLVNDYRADHGLPRIPKSPALMTTAKAHVRDLVDHDPVHGDCNLHSWSEKGDWTKCCYTDDHANAACMHSKPAEIAGYPGEGYEIAASSSAGIDAEGALDQWKGSSGHDAVIRNKDTWADNDWQAIGAAIKDEYAVVWFGEEPDPDLED